CAGAGGTAGGGATTTCGCCTCGAACTCCTTGTACTAGTTTGTTTATATAGTTTCCACTTCCCATGAGGATTCGTCTATGTAGTCATTAAAAATTTTGTTGAAAATTGGGTCGAGAATTGGATCCAATGTTTTTGGAGAATAGGAAGTAGTTATTCTTTGAAAATCAATCCTATCCGAAACCGGTGCGGTCAATTCCCCAAACTTGCTGAGTGCCTGATTGACGCTGTCCAGCGTTTCATATTTCACCGAAGTTTTCACTCGGTTTGGAATCAAAATGATTTTGCTCTCCGGGTTTATCTTTTTGACCACATAGCAAAATTCAAAAGTGCTTGTCACGCTGTATTCATCGTAACAAAAGGGACATATGATCAACCCTGAATCTTTAAAAACCTGTACCAGATTGTCATCATCCATCGTCCCTGCCAGGTCAATGACAGTAAGCAGGTTTGGATTCCGAGTTGCTACCTTGCTGATATTCCGGAAACCTGAAATTTTCGATAGCTCTACTTCATACAGCTTCTCATTTTCCAACAGGTCAGAATTAAGGTGCTTGTTATACAAAGACTGCTGAAAATCCATATCGATGACTTTCACCTTCCTATTCTTCTTTTGGACTGAAAAGTTGGAAAAGAGTGCTGCCAAGGTACTTTTACCGACGCCTCCTTTCTGATTGGCAAATAGAATGATCATGGTTATTTTTTTATCTGGTGATTTCATTGTCTCCATTGCGTTTTTTCCTCCTTTTCCTTCCGTGGGCAGCCTCATCATCTTCGTCATTGGCTACATGTAGTATGGGTATCAAGTCGAATTCGTCTTGGCTTTGTCCTGAAGAATGCTCCTCGGATAGGGCTAAATACTCGTCCAAAGCCTGTAGTTGCTTTGACTGAAGAATATCCTTGGTGGAAAGAATTCCTTGTGAGGTATTCAGGTAAGTATCTCCTTCTCTCCGATCAAACCTTAGTGAATGATGCTCTAGTCCTTGCTGGATAGTGGAAAAGTCATTGAATGCTGATCTTAGCTTTACCTTACCTTCAATGAGATTAATTGCCTTGGACTTGTCAGTTTGAAATTCTTGCTGTTTCCCTTCCGCTTCAAGCAAGCGCTTGATTGGAAATACCTCACTTCCTTTGAACACAATCTTATTGGCATTGTCTATCAGTGAATAGCCGTAAGGTGTCTTTGCATCCTTTCCATGAAAAATCAATTGAACACCAAACTTGGCAGAAAGGAAATCCCCTAAATCCGAGCGATAACCAAGATGCTTAGCTGATACACTCCCGTGTTTCGGTTCAAATAATGGAATTGGGTCAGTTTTGTAGATTTTGGAATACTTATCCAGAATTGCTTTTAGCTGATTTGCCCTAGTCTTATCCAATACATAGGACTTGAGCTTTTGATTAATTTCAGAAATAGGGATTCGCCCCTGGACCGATCCGTATTTGATCAATTCCAGTTGTTGATTCGTTTCCTTGAGCTTGTATCCAAGATTCTCTAAGAGCATCATTCCCTGAGCTTTTGTACTGAATCTGAATTCTTGAAGTGCATCAGTTGTTCTATTTGCCTCTTGTTTTGGATTCAATCTCATGATCTCATTGATCGCTTCCTGAGCTCTTATTTTTTCAAAAGAATCATTGATCTTCTTTCCTTCCTTATCAATTCTTGAGGACACTATATGGACATGGTTATTGGCCGTATCCTTGTGAAAAACTATCAGGAACGGATTCTGCCCATAGCCCATTTTATCTACCCACTCATGCGCAATATCAGTCAGCTCCTCTTTTATATATTCTCGCTCCTTGCAGCTGATCATGGCATGAAACTGCTTGTCTCTGACTATGGAATTTCGATTAGAGTGAGCAATCAAAAAGTTCTTCACCTCATTCGGACCTATTTCTTTGGTGTCCTGGAGATACCCAAAATTGAGCAACCTCATCAGTTCCCCTTTTTCATTTTGGGTTTTATTGGTGTTGTAGGTCACGCCCTTAAAGCTGCTCGTGCTGGAAAGAATTTTAGCCCTCATCTGATTGCTTGATAGATTTGTTTCAAAAGCCTGTTCATAAAATCTCGGTGCTCGATATGCTTTGACATTAGCGTGGTATGATCTTTAAAAACAGAGGGAGAAATTTTGTCCCTATAGGTATTGGCATGTTTTGCCAATTGGTTGATATTATTGTTCACCCTAGCCTGTTCTGAGACTAGTTTTTCAATTGAATTCAAGAGTCCAGTGAGGTCAATGATTTTGGCATCTTCGCTGCTCAGCTTTATCCTGATCAATTGACTCAATGACATCTTTAGTGACTGACTTTCCTCTTTCAATCGGGTATAGATCTCCGGTTTTAACCTGACAGATACCCAAGAAAGATTCTCTCTTTTCTCTTTCATGGCTGCGTGTTAGCAGGAGTAAAGAATTGGAATTGTGCGGTGAAAAAAAATACCTAGAAATGCGCAAAAATGACAAATAGGCATATATGCGTATATAGAAATATATATACGCATATATGCCTAGAGCGCGGGTTTACACCCAAATATTTGAATTATGAATAAGCGTTTAGCGAGTTGATCAATTCCACCCGGTTTTTACTCTCAGATTTTTTGTAAATCGCCTGAAGGTGTTTATTTACCGTTCTTTCTGAAATAAAAAGTATATCTGCGATTTCTTTGCTTGTCAAACCTTGAGCTGCCTGTTCCGCAACTTCGCACTCTCTTTTGGTCAACCCCAATTCCACACACCTTTGGTTGAAAAAAGCACTTTGATCAATTTGAGTCTTCTGATCAAATCCATTCAATTTTTCAAAAGCCTTTCTGTTTTCGTAAATCTTATTTCTTATAAACAAAAAGGTAATGATGATAAAACCAATATTAGTGCATAAAACCTCAAAAAGTTGAGATGCATCTACATAGCTAAATACAGGTAGCAATACCCAAGGACACATTGCCATATATGTCAAAACCGCTTCCACAGGATTTTGTGTGCCCTTGAACTTTTTCCTTATACAAAGAAAAATTTTGACATCTAGGTAAATGGCATAGGCCAATGGAATTGCCAAGCCGTACCAAATGGTGAAAGGCAAATCATCAAGCAAAGGAAGACCTATCAAAAAGAATAAGACGAATGGAGTTATAAGGAAAATCCATATGCCTACTTTGGAATCCCATTTCAATTCATCTAAACCAAAAACCCGGTAGAAATAGTATGGAAAAAAAGCTCCCATCACAAAGCCAGATCCATAGGCAAGATTTAATTGAACCTTTTCAGAAAATGGCAAATTTGGATCTGGGTATAAACCTCCTGTAATATTGTAAAGAATCAATAACCCCAACAAAATCAGATAATATTTACGATTCTTATCAGCAGGATTTTGGAGGTAAAAAACCAATTGCGATACGAAAAATAATACCTCGCATACTACGAAAATAAACGTCACAATATGCATATCTGAGCCGAATACGGTCATATCAAATCCTTTCTATAAAAGTTAAACAAGAAGCCAAATTGATTTGAAGAGGAATAAACTGAAAATCCCAATTCCTCATACCACTTGAAATTGCGCTCAGTTGATGTTTCCAAACAGACTGGTAGATTCCTTGCTTCTGCCATGTTCAGAATAGAATTCATGAGATTGGAGCCCTCTCCTTTTCCCTGGCTTTCTGGATCTACACCAATAAACCAAACATAGAGGAAAGGTTCTTTAGGCTGAGTTTCTTCAATGCTTGATTCCCGTTTTAGCACTTGCGGGATTTTAGGTATTCCAATTCCTTGAAGGGCCAATTTCAGATCCCAAACCCATAATTTAAAGGGCTTGCTCTTCTGATCTGAATATTTAATCAAAGCGCAAGAATTACCGGAATCAGAAACAAATACTTCCCCATTTTCCAAACAGTTTTCTAAACTGTACTCCATGAGAATTTTCCTTCCTTTTTCAGTTTGCCCGACTACAAAGTCCACGGACTTATTCCCTTTAAATGACTCTACTAAAATGTTGATGATTTTTTTCCGATCCTGTTCGATGAATTTTCTCATGAATAAGTCTTTTAAAATTTAACCGAGTTGCGAGGTGAAATCCCTCCATTTTGGATGATTCTGCCAAGAATCTCTAAAAGGGCAAGTTCGTGTTTGGGAGAAAAATTCGTCAGAATTTGTGTCACAAATACACAACTTGCATGGCACACGCAAAGGATGCCTTAGCCCTCATTTTCTACAAAAATCCTGTTACTAGTTCAACGGTTCAAAAGCCGTCGCCGTATCGCAAAACCATAAAAGTTTAAAATTGAATTCCAACTCTTAAGATTATTGACTTGAAGCTTTGCACTTCTTTCATAATATATCTAGATATTCCTATATCTGAATATATATCTGTATATCCAGACATACCAAATCTCAGAAATACAGTAAAACAGTTTCGAAATACACTTATAAGCATATATTTGCCAAATAATGCCATTTCGTAAACTGGAAGAAAGAAAACCTATTCTTTTCTCCAAATTCAAATGGATTCTGATCATGATAAATCACAGAAATTGGATAATATGTAGATGCAGACTTGACTATTCCGTGTGAATATATCTACATATACAAATATATGGTTTTGCGATATTTTTGAAAATTATATAGCTTTAAAAAAAGTAAAAACTGACTACTAGTGACTGAAAATCAGCGAATAAAAATCATCCGAAAATTTTTAGGTATGACCCAAGTGGATTTTGGTGCATCCATAGGATTGACGCAGGCTGGATATTCAGATATTGAAAGAGGTAAAAACAATGTCTCCGGCAAAATAAAAATCATGCTGAAGCAGGTGCACAATGTGAACTTAACTTGGCTGGAAAGCGGTGAAGGAGAAATGATGGACTCCACCATCCCAAATGAGGAATGGAGTCCTGAAAGATTTGCTGATGACCAAAAACAGATCGAAAACCTAAAAGTAGAAATCGAACGACTCAACGCTGAAAACAAACTTTACCGTGAACTTCTGGATTCCAAACTCAAGATAATAGCGACTTTGGAGGAGAGGTTTGGAAAGGGGTAGATGGATCAGTATTTGGCTACATCGAATTACTTATTTTTGCTAGGCGCGCAACGAAAACCTAGTTGTCAGCTTTCGTTTTTTTATGGTCAATATGACTTCTGAAAATTGAATCCGCAAGTCTAGTACCTGTGGATGCTAGCTTAGACAATACTTTTAATTGTTCAGCGCAGGCAATGCTATCTGTTTTTACAGGGTAGTTAATAGAATGATCAATTTCGCCCCAAATTTCTTCGAATAAGGTTCTTACTTGAATTTCACAACAAAAAACATTTTCTTTTGGATTTGGCTTAATAACATAATGAACGCTTGTGTAACTATCTTTTCGATTGGATTTTATGCCTAGTTTTTCGAATTCTTCAGACATATCTGGATCCCATGTATAGGCCTTTGGTGGTTCATATAAAGTCCATTCACCATTGTCAATCTGCTTCATTATTTCATTATGAATTATTCCAAATTGGTCAAAATATAGGTGTAGTACTCTAACGCCAATCAAGTCTGTAATTTCATTAAACAAGTTGTCCGTAGTAATCTCCTTCCCCTTTTCACTTTCCTTTCGGACTAATTTTTCTTCTAAATGATTTACATCCTTTAATCTGGACTTAACAGAATGAACAACTGATAAATGATCACTAAATGCAGGGTTGTTTTCAAAGAAATCCTTTACTCTTTTCCTGAATGATTCAAGTTGAAATTGAGTCGTAGGGTTTTGATAAAATGCTAATACCTCATCAAATTTATTCATATCACAAATTATTTAAGCGCTCAATAAGGGAATGTGCAAATGCGATATATTTCTCCTTGGTTTCTCTATATCGTCCATAACTTCCTTGATTGATGGGTTCAATCTCCCTTTCGATTAACCAATCTCTGTTGTTTTTATAGAGGTTGGAATACTTATCAGGAACTTCCCACATAGGACAATTTAGACTTTGAGCAACAGAAGGAAAGGTATTATGTGAGTGAATAACAGCATCACCCCCAATTGGCTGTTCAATTTGTTCCTTTGATAAATGAACTCGATTTGATTCTTTGATGAATTCCTTGATAACTTCTGGTATTTTTTGGACATAAGAAAAATGTGCTTGAGCTAGGTCATACTCGTTTTTATCTGTGCTATATTTTTTAGCGTTGTATATAGTGTAACCAAGAAATTGCACAAATTTTTCGGGGAATTTGGTTCGTTTGTCTGATGAAATTAGATTATAAATTGTTTCAAATTCTCTTTGCCAAAGGTTTAAAGATGAACCAATGTTTCTTATTCCGTAAAGACTGAACATATCAGGTTGTGCTGGAATGAAAAAACCATCTACCGTAGATATAATTGTCTTATTTAAAATCCCTAAACTAGGTGAAGTGTCTATTATGATGTAGTCGTAGTTATATTTTGCAGAATATAAATTGCATATTTCACGAATTTTCGTAATTGTTCTAATTGCGAGATTATCACTTTGATATGCTCCACTCCATCTTTCTGCGAGTTTGTTTTCAAACTTATGAATCGAAAGTCTGCCAGGTATTAAATGGAGGTTTTGTGCCAATTCTACTGGTGGTGGAATAATATCAAAATCACTTAAACCGTCTTCTGTTGGTTTTAAAAGAAAATGAATACTTCTTGGTTTTTGAAGAAGTTCATTGTTCGCATTGAATTTTTCGAAATCATCCACGAACTCATCTTCTTCTAGCCAAATCTTATGTAGTTCTTCTGTATCAATTCCGCAGATTGTAAGGTTACATTGAGGGTCAAGGTCTACCATCAACGTTTTTTTTCCAATTTCATTCAAGGCGTGGCCTAAATGATATCCCAAAGTTGATTTTCCAACTCCTCCTTTATTATTAAATAGCGATATTATTTTCATATTTTGTTTTTTAATGAAAGCTACCGGTTTGTGCAAAAAATTGGCGCGTTTAAAAGTACTTAAATGTCGGCCGAAGACAAAGCTGGCTGATTGGCCCTAACCTTTCGTTTGGCCGTCAACCTGCGCTATTTTTTGCACTTTGTTGGGGGTAATTATTTATTAAATACTTCAAAAATCATTTTCAAAATTTGGTCAATTCCTGTCCAGTCATAATTCTGCATTAATTCCGGGTTTGACTTGCAAGCTTTTATTCTCTTATCAAACTTTTTTTGAACTGTAGCTTTATCTACAATTTCACCTTGATATTTTTTTAATGCGGAATCAAAGCCTTTCCATTGGATCGGAATTAGTTTTTGCTTATCAGTTAAAGTATCCTCTCCTAGATACATTTCAATGCTACCAGCAAGTCCATTAATATTCATTGTTGTTATTCCCGTAGGGCCAATTGTTGGATAATCTTCTAAAAAATCAAAAGGAGGGTATTGTACGATTCTAATGTTCTCTGGAATTCTTGTTTTTGAGAGTCCTCGAATCGCAGATTCTGCAGCAGTATCATTGTCAAATAGTGCAATAATTTTATTCCGTATATCTGCACCAACAAAGGATTTTATGCTTGCAACTAGTGAACTTGCGCTTCCAGAGGCATTTGATATACCAAAATCCATAAATGAATAATATCCTGCTAAGTGAGGGTAAAGCAATTCGAGGGAGTTTTTAAGAATTTGGATATCGGAAGAGCCCTCTGTTAGGATTAGAAATTTATCTCCTATTTCATAGTCATAAGTAACGGCCTCAATTACTTCGTCATAAACAGATTCAGGTTCGTCCTCATAGTATCCTGCCTCAACTAACTCAGTAATATCGTAGGTTACTTTCTCATCAGGTTTGGCGAGTTCTAATATTGCTCTTAATAATGTTCTTTGGTCATAATCGTAGGGGAATTTGTCAAGTCCATATCGTTCTTCAAGTAGATAATTAACAACAGGGTTCTTGGAAATAGGAGTTTTTTCATCAGGAGAAAACCCATATTCATTTTCAATGATTTCTTTTGAGGCTTCTAAAAAATCCGACAAGCTAGAATTATTCAGAAGTTCTAATTCTGTATTTAACCTGTTGGTCATTGATTCACTGCTATTGAAGTTCGGGTCTGCCAACCATTCCTTGAGTCTTTCTACTGATTCTTCTTTAGAGTTCTCAAAAGCTTCTTCAACTCTATTCATTGTAAACCCAATTACATTTAGTCTGTCCTTGAGATTTTTAGCAGTACTTACATATTGAATAGCTCTTTCGGTTTCTTCAGCCTCGTCATCCCTTCCGTAAAGTAGCTTAAAACGATCACCTACTTTTCTATCAAATTCAACCAAGTCCTCCGGTTGAAATACAGATAGGAGGAATGGGTCAACTTCATTTTTTGTAGTTGCTATTGGAAATTTTGAAATATATAATTCACAATATGACCCCATCTTTTTTAGTTACCCCCAACTATTGTATATTCCCAAAGGAGATATCTCTCCATTATGGGTTGATATCCTTAATTAGTTGGTGATATTTCCCATTTATTTGACACCCATACTTATCTCATTTCTACTTTAAAAAGACATTTTAGATAAATGGCACCATCAAGAAAAGGATTATTCCAAACAAAAAAAATACCCTGTACTGAAATAGCCCCAAAAAGTTAGACACTATTTGAAGGCAATTTTATGAAAGGTAAAAAGAAGTATTCTGTCCTCTTTAGGAAAGAGGCAGTTGATCAAGTGATCCACGATAAGCGATCAGTATTTAAAGTAGGTCAGGATTTAGGAGTTGATAAATCTCTTATTCGTAAATGGGTTCTCTTGTATCAAAAACACGGAATTATGGGCCTTATGCCTATTTCAAATAGAGAATATCCTCCTGCATTCAAGGTCAAGGCTATTGAGACCATGCGAAAGAAGTCGTTATCTTTATTGGAGACCTGTATTCAGTTTAATATTCGAAGTCCTGGTTCCTTGGTCAAATGGATAGCTCTTTATGATGAAAAAGGCTCTGAAGGTTTAGCAAGGAAACAAAGTGAACCAAAATTTCCCATGGCCAAAAGAATCAAAAAGCCCAAAACCAAGGAAGAAGAGCTCCTGAAGGAATTAGCTTCCCTGAGAGCTGAAAATGCATATTTAAAAAAGCTCCATGCCTTAATTCAAGCCGACAAAGAGAAAGAAGAAAAGCGGAAGTCATCCAGGAATTAAGGCAGTCTCATGCATTATCAGATCTGTTAGTGCATGCTGGGATGGCCAGAAGTACCTTTTATTATCACATAAAACAATCCAGAAAGCCGGATAAATATCTGGAAGCCAAAAAGGCTATTTCCAGGATCTATAAGGAACATAAAGGGCGAATGGGCTACAGGCGCATCAAATTTCAACTTAGAAACGAAGGCATGATTCTCAACCATAAAACAGTTTTGAGATTGATGCAGGAATTGGGAATCCAGAGTTTGATTCGGACAAAAAAATACAAATCCTATAAGGGGGAAATGGGTAAAGTCGCTCCAAATCTTTTAGAACGCAACTTTAAAGCTTCTATGCCAAATGAAAAATGGGCTACCGATATTACGGAGTTTAAAGTCACTGACAAGAAACTCTACTTGTCTCCGATCATTGATATGTTCAATGGAGAGATCATCAGTTATACCATGTCAGAAAATGCCAAATTAAAGCCTGTAATTGATATGTTAGAGCAAGTGGAACGCCCTATTGCGAAGGAAAAACCGGTAATTATGCAATCAGACCAAGGATGGCACTACCAAATGAAATTGTATCAGGATACATTACACAAAAAGAACATTGTCCCAAGTATGTCCCGAAAAGGAAATTGCTTGGACAATGCGATAATAGAAAATTTCTTTGGAACCCTTAAATGTGAATTGTTCTATCTAAAAAAGTACAATTCAATCAATGAGCTGAAAAAAGAAATCAAAGAATACATCCATTATTATAATCACAAAAGAATCCGATTAAACCTGAATGGAATGAGTCCAGTGAGTTATCGAATCCATTCACTAAATTCAACATAACAAGAAAAAAATGTCCAAAAATCTGGGGCTAGTCTAGTACTGGGTATTTTTGTATATAAAATGAGAAAAACTGAATGAATCACTGTCTAATTTGATTTCCAGTGACAACATGAGACTTCAAAAGCTCATTCAAATCCTCAAATCCCATATATCGACACCTTTGATCGGTGACTTCTGTTTGAAATCTCCATATTACTTCAACATCTCTAGGATTAATTTCGAGAGTCGATATCAGCTTCTCAAATTTATCTCTGCTACCCTTTAGCATCTTCAAGTCCCAATCAGTAGAAATTGCATTGTTACGGCAATAATGGTATAGTTGGGCTGCTTTCATAAAAAATCTCGTGTACTTTTCACCGGTGGCATCGTTATCCAAATAAAGGTCCACCACCTCATATTCTGCCAAAACATCCAGGATCAGACTTAATTTTAAATTGGCAGTACTGTTCAAAATAATGGCTTTGAAATCAGTTGCTCTTGACAATTTCAAGTGACTCAGAAAGTCAAACCAACCTTCGAAGATTTTGATCCTATCAGGAGTTCCAAGAATCTGGATAGAAATACCTCCTCCTAAAATATTCCCTTTGAAAATGGAAGATCTAAGCACCCATCCACCAGATTCATTGGGAAAACCGACAGCGAAGTACTTTTTCCCTTTATTTTCCCAATGTACTTCCTTAGCAAAATTGGAAATCTCATCAGGCTCTAGCCCCCTGGTTCGTATGTAATTGACCAAAGCTGGATGAGAAACCTTCTTCACACTTTCAATCTTAATCTTTGGAGCAGCTTTAGGCTTATTCTTTGGAACCCCTGTTCTCTCTGTTGGCAAATCAGAAAGTTGCTCAACTGACTGGGCAAAGGTTTTATTTTCGAAAACCTGAACAGCTTCCAAAACATCACCTCCTCTTCCTGCAGCATGATCATACCACACATTGGTTCGATGATCCACTGCAATGGAACCGGTCCTCTGTGAAAGAAAACCAAAGAAATGCTCCTTTCCTTGCATCCCTTCATATTTCAGTGCTCCGGCACTCACTAAGCCCTGAAAGTAATCTATAATAGAGAAGTCCCTTTTGATTCGACTTGCTTCATGTTTTAAATCAGAATAATTCATGGTTGTTTTGTGTTTAAGTGTTTTGATTAGTTGAAAAAGACAGTTGATTTACAGCCACTTGAAATCATTAGCTTTTTTTCTTTTGCTGACATTTGACAGAAATACATCAAAAAGAATAAGAAGGGTAGGAGGTATAGGAATTCGTACGGTTCGTACACCTCGTACCCCTCGTACCCCTCGTACAGTACGATTCGTTCGAATCCGACTATTCCTCGATTTCAGCCTGTTTCAACCACTTTCGCACGGCTCCTTCTGATACACCCAATTCCATGGCGATTTTCACATTCGAATAGCCATTCTTTTTCAGTTCAAAAGCTTTATTCTTTACTTGGGCTTTATCAGCTGCATCGAAGTGCTTTAGATGCTCTGACTCTTTGCTATATTCTAAAAATTTGAAAGAACTGAAATTAGACTCCTTGCCGATTTTGCAGACCACTACATTCTCTGAAGGAAATTGAAATGCTCCGTACCGGACTTTAATCTGTTTCAAATATTTTATCGAAGGATCTTTTTGACTCTCGCCTACTGCGAAGCAGGAGTCAATAAGATTGATAAAACTCTTACTTCCCTGAATATCATTCCTACTGATGGGAGCGAACAAATTCCTCTTGGGAGTATGAGCAATCAACAAGATCGACCAGCCATACATCTTCTTTAGGTTGTTTAGCCGAATCAGAAACGGAGTAGTATTTTTTGCTTTTTCATTGTCAGAAATGACACAGGACAGATTATCGATCACCAGGATCTTTGCCCCGGACTCAGTAGTTTGGCTTTCAATCTCACGAAAGAGAAAGGATTCGTAATCTTCTACCGATTCATCATACCCGTATGGGTTGATTTCAGCTCTTAAAAAGTGCTCACTGAATTCGAAATGGTCAAACAAGATGTCTTTATCCCTATCGTGTTGGGCATATCGCATTTCAAATTGCTTGGCTGTCAATTCCAAGTCAAAGTAAATTACTTTGGATTCAGGAAGTTCCATTTCGAGGCCTAACGTTGAAGTGCCTTTTGTCACACTATCGATGATTTGAACTGCAAGTAGAGATTTACCCTGATTCGTATCGGCAAAGAGGATACAGAGCTCTTCTTCATACCAAAATGGGCCAAATATCTTTTTGGGAATTGGTTTACTTTTGGCTTCGTCTATCCACTGGTTCGCGGATTTGATGGTTAAAAATTCACCATTTTTGGGAGCCTTTAAATTAGATTTTTGATTTACTGAAGTCATACTTTTTGGCATTAAGATTCCAGGCAACATTATTTCCCAATGCTGCTATTAATTATTTAAGAATAAATTGATTAGATCAGTTGATCACCAAGAGTTGGCGCTGATTCGGGAGAGATGAAAAAGTTGGGAGATCAGTCTTGCCTAAGTTGACTTTGATTGAAAGTTTTACCAATTTAGTACACACTTTTAATAACAGAAGGTTAAAAGACAACTTGGAACTGCCCACTGGCTTTTTCAACAAAAGGAAAGGATGGCCGTCCTTTCCTTTTTAATTTTCAAACTCTCCAGCATAAAATCTTTCCACCTCTCTCTGGTGGATAAAGCGTCTTTTCCCTCTGAACATGGAGCGAAATTCCTCTCCCCTAGATTCAGAAACGGACTCCATTTTGGAAATGGAGTAATGAGATTTCACACCTGTAGCCTCCATAAATTCCTGAAGTGATAACCATTCGTTTTTGATTGATTTGTCGGAATCCCCCGAACTCATGTTTGCGATTTTTTCTTCCAGCTTGTTAAACTTTTCTTCAAGCCATTTTTGGCTAACAGCTGAGAACGGAATAAAAGTGTCTTGATTCATCTTGTTTTGAGTTTGATTTACTCAAATATAGACAAAAAATATAAAATCGGTCACTCGTGTCCTATTTTTTAAAGAATTAAATATTTATTGGCTTCAAATGATAGAAATGGTGCATTTCGGTATCAAATTTCTCATTCAGCCATTTTTTTAATTTCGAAGATACTCCTTCACCTTCGTCATCTGCCATCCTGAATTGCAACCTAGTTACCTCAGGCCAATTAAGAGACTTGTACTCTAAATAGTAATCAAAGACTTCCTTGACGGCAGGGATACTCATAATCCTACTAAAAAGCTCCAAATCAAGATGACGTAAAGCTGACAAGAACCGAACTGGTCCAGCCACTACATACAACTCAGCTAAATCCTGATTGATATTCCAAAGGATCTCCTTTACCTCTCTGTCCTCAAAAATGGAATCAAAATAGTCAACGATCCTTTCCAAGGTTATCTTTTCATAGGCATCATTTACTATCATAGATGGAATAAACTCTACTTCCAAAGAATCCTC
This genomic window from Algoriphagus sp. TR-M9 contains:
- a CDS encoding GNAT family N-acetyltransferase, with translation MRKFIEQDRKKIINILVESFKGNKSVDFVVGQTEKGRKILMEYSLENCLENGEVFVSDSGNSCALIKYSDQKSKPFKLWVWDLKLALQGIGIPKIPQVLKRESSIEETQPKEPFLYVWFIGVDPESQGKGEGSNLMNSILNMAEARNLPVCLETSTERNFKWYEELGFSVYSSSNQFGFLFNFYRKDLI
- a CDS encoding helix-turn-helix domain-containing protein, producing MTVFGSDMHIVTFIFVVCEVLFFVSQLVFYLQNPADKNRKYYLILLGLLILYNITGGLYPDPNLPFSEKVQLNLAYGSGFVMGAFFPYYFYRVFGLDELKWDSKVGIWIFLITPFVLFFLIGLPLLDDLPFTIWYGLAIPLAYAIYLDVKIFLCIRKKFKGTQNPVEAVLTYMAMCPWVLLPVFSYVDASQLFEVLCTNIGFIIITFLFIRNKIYENRKAFEKLNGFDQKTQIDQSAFFNQRCVELGLTKRECEVAEQAAQGLTSKEIADILFISERTVNKHLQAIYKKSESKNRVELINSLNAYS
- a CDS encoding ParA family protein — encoded protein: MIILFANQKGGVGKSTLAALFSNFSVQKKNRKVKVIDMDFQQSLYNKHLNSDLLENEKLYEVELSKISGFRNISKVATRNPNLLTVIDLAGTMDDDNLVQVFKDSGLIICPFCYDEYSVTSTFEFCYVVKKINPESKIILIPNRVKTSVKYETLDSVNQALSKFGELTAPVSDRIDFQRITTSYSPKTLDPILDPIFNKIFNDYIDESSWEVETI
- a CDS encoding RelA/SpoT domain-containing protein; amino-acid sequence: MNKFDEVLAFYQNPTTQFQLESFRKRVKDFFENNPAFSDHLSVVHSVKSRLKDVNHLEEKLVRKESEKGKEITTDNLFNEITDLIGVRVLHLYFDQFGIIHNEIMKQIDNGEWTLYEPPKAYTWDPDMSEEFEKLGIKSNRKDSYTSVHYVIKPNPKENVFCCEIQVRTLFEEIWGEIDHSINYPVKTDSIACAEQLKVLSKLASTGTRLADSIFRSHIDHKKTKADN
- a CDS encoding ParA family protein, encoding MKIISLFNNKGGVGKSTLGYHLGHALNEIGKKTLMVDLDPQCNLTICGIDTEELHKIWLEEDEFVDDFEKFNANNELLQKPRSIHFLLKPTEDGLSDFDIIPPPVELAQNLHLIPGRLSIHKFENKLAERWSGAYQSDNLAIRTITKIREICNLYSAKYNYDYIIIDTSPSLGILNKTIISTVDGFFIPAQPDMFSLYGIRNIGSSLNLWQREFETIYNLISSDKRTKFPEKFVQFLGYTIYNAKKYSTDKNEYDLAQAHFSYVQKIPEVIKEFIKESNRVHLSKEQIEQPIGGDAVIHSHNTFPSVAQSLNCPMWEVPDKYSNLYKNNRDWLIEREIEPINQGSYGRYRETKEKYIAFAHSLIERLNNL
- a CDS encoding relaxase/mobilization nuclease domain-containing protein translates to MRAKILSSTSSFKGVTYNTNKTQNEKGELMRLLNFGYLQDTKEIGPNEVKNFLIAHSNRNSIVRDKQFHAMISCKEREYIKEELTDIAHEWVDKMGYGQNPFLIVFHKDTANNHVHIVSSRIDKEGKKINDSFEKIRAQEAINEIMRLNPKQEANRTTDALQEFRFSTKAQGMMLLENLGYKLKETNQQLELIKYGSVQGRIPISEINQKLKSYVLDKTRANQLKAILDKYSKIYKTDPIPLFEPKHGSVSAKHLGYRSDLGDFLSAKFGVQLIFHGKDAKTPYGYSLIDNANKIVFKGSEVFPIKRLLEAEGKQQEFQTDKSKAINLIEGKVKLRSAFNDFSTIQQGLEHHSLRFDRREGDTYLNTSQGILSTKDILQSKQLQALDEYLALSEEHSSGQSQDEFDLIPILHVANDEDDEAAHGRKRRKKRNGDNEITR
- a CDS encoding helix-turn-helix domain-containing protein; amino-acid sequence: MTENQRIKIIRKFLGMTQVDFGASIGLTQAGYSDIERGKNNVSGKIKIMLKQVHNVNLTWLESGEGEMMDSTIPNEEWSPERFADDQKQIENLKVEIERLNAENKLYRELLDSKLKIIATLEERFGKG
- the mobC gene encoding plasmid mobilization relaxosome protein MobC, coding for MKEKRENLSWVSVRLKPEIYTRLKEESQSLKMSLSQLIRIKLSSEDAKIIDLTGLLNSIEKLVSEQARVNNNINQLAKHANTYRDKISPSVFKDHTTLMSKHIEHRDFMNRLLKQIYQAIR